Proteins found in one Hypomesus transpacificus isolate Combined female chromosome 20, fHypTra1, whole genome shotgun sequence genomic segment:
- the LOC124482713 gene encoding WSC domain-containing protein 1-like yields MATPLYRLHCLLRRAQMLLLFLGIAYLMAGSILLLQRSGVRGPQTGPGSLPPPLALPAPPTLPRAPALGIRARSGWEASQGTSGVGVRSGRHWPTSRNVGVRRLHRRWFHGVAPESQEQRAALHGGTRHKGTYVGCFLHDASQRALGGTVLYDTRKMTSSLCQDTCSESGYRYAGLEYGSECHCGNRIGSPPAAEEECSLVCRGERATPCGGVGRLSVYKVEEQLAGHRKFRNVRYSGCFRIPKNATEAFPVDSLQPNLTSQACIESCTDKEFPLAVMRRPRCLCAGAESLLSLGQALDDQLCEQTGGLDAAPQSQQDCYQVHQTPVLDSRCRERMFLPQRSRSLVALSSFPGAGNTWVRHLIELVTGFYTGSFYFDGTLYNQGFKGEKDYWKSGRSICVKTHESGQREIEMFDAAILLIRNPYRSLVAEFNRKCAGHLGYASDTQWRSKEWPEFVDSYAPWWSSHALSWLRFGRRLLVVHYEDLQRALLPQVRLIGSFLNASMTEERLICARGHQEGHFKRSGAQKPSFDPFTPEMRRAIDSYIRSVDQALRGRNVSGLPLEYLPR; encoded by the exons ATGGCAACACCCCTCTACAGACTGCACTGCTTGTTACGGCGGGCCCAGATGCTCCTCCTGTTCCTGGGCATCGCCTATCTGATGGCGGGGAGCATCCTCCTTCTGCAGCGCTCCGGCGTCCGCGGGCCCCAGACGGGCCCCGGGAGCCTCCCTCCGCCGCtggctctgcccgccccgccgACCCTGCCCAGGGCCCCCGCCCTGGGCATCAGGGCGCGCTCCGGATGGGAGGCCTCCCAGGGCACGTCGGGAGTGGGCGTCAGGAGCGGGCGCCACTGGCCCACGTCGCGGAACGTCGGGGTTCGACGGCTGCACCGTCGCTGGTTCCACGGGGTGGCCCCGGAGAGCCAGGAGCAGAGAGCTGCTCTGCACGGGGGCACAAGACATAAAG GGACCTACGTCGGCTGCTTCCTGCACGATGCCAGTCAGCGAGCCCTGGGAGGAACAGTGTTGTACGACACGCGCAAAATGACCAGCTCCTTGTGTCAAGACACCTGCTCCGAAAG TGGCTACAGGTACGCCGGCTTGGAGTATGGGTCAGAGTGCCACTGTGGCAACCGAATCGGTAGTCCGCCGGCCGCGGAGGAGGAATGCAGTCTGGtttgcaggggggagagagcgacCCCTTGTGGCGGGGTGGGCCGTCTCTCGGTCTACAAGGTGGAGGAGCAGCTCGCGGGCCACAGGAAAT TCCGAAACGTCCGATACAGTGGCTGCTTTAGGATTCCAAAGAACGCCACCGAGGCCTTTCCGGTCGACTCCCTCCAGCCAAATCTGACTTCACAAGCCTGCATAGAGTCCTGCACAGATAAG GAGTTCCCACTGGCTGTGATGCGGAGGCCCCGCTGCCTCTGTGCTGGGGCAGAGTCCCTGCTCAGCCTGGGCCAGGCGCTGGATGACCAGCTGTGTGAGCAGACCGGCGGCCTCGACGCCGCCCCCCAGTCTCAGCAGGACTGCTACCAGGTCCACCAGACTCCTGTGCTCG ACTCCAGGTGCAGAGAGCGCATGTTCCTGCCTCAGCGCTCCCGATCCCTGGTGGCTCTCTCCAGCTTCCCCGGAGCGGGCAACACCTGGGTGCGTCACCTGATCGAGCTTGTGACGGGCTTCTACACGGGGAGCTTCTACTTTGACGGCACACTCTACAACCAAG GTTTCAAAGGGGAGAAGGACTACTGGAAGAGTGGCCGCAGTATCTGTGTGAAGACCCACGAGAGCGGCCAGCGAGAGATTGAAATGTTCGACGCGGCCATCCTGCTCATCCGCAACCCTTATCGCTCCCTCGTGGCCGAGTTCAACCGCAAGTGCGCCGGACACCTGGGCTATGCCTCCGACACACAGTGGAGAAGCAAAG AGTGGCCCGAGTTCGTCGACAGCTACGCCCCCTGGTGGTCCTCCCACGCGCTCAGCTGGCTGCGATTCGGCCGCAGGCTGCTGGTGGTGCACTACGAAGACCTCCAGAGGGCGCTCCTCCCCCAGGTCCGCCTCATCGGCTCCTTCCTCAACGCCAGCATGACGGAGGAGCGGCTGATATGTGCCCGTGGCCACCAGGAGGGCCACTTCAAACGCTCGGGGGCGCAGAAGCCCTCCTTCGACCCCTTCACCCCTGAGATGAGGCGCGCCATCGACTCGTATATCCGCTCGGTCGACCAGGCCCTGAGAGGCAGGAACGTCAGTGGCTTGCCGCTCGAGTATCTACCCAGATGA